CTATTCTCAGtccttttattattatctttgtgGATTTGTTTatagtccagttggtacactaagTCTTAAGCCTCTAAGTATGGTTTCACATTCACATAAAGAttaatataattaatttaatttattccTATTAAATTCGCATATTATATCTTGTTAAGTATTGACGCTGATAAtttaatattatttcaatttgagtctgcataaattcTCAGTGTATCCTGATAATCCTTAGATTAGTCTACTAACGTAAAGTATCCTATTgatatataaatttatttttctttcgaGTCTATTATTGTTCTAAGCATCACTTCTCCATGTGCATTTGTTTAATTTTAATGATTTACTAAACCAATTATTGGACTAAAGAGAATTTGAATATAAAATTACTAAGAAATTTAAAATTTTCTATTTTATGCAATGTATTCGCATGACCTTAAGTGTTAACTTAATAAGTCTTATATTAACTATCTGGTTTCAGAACACAAGATTGTATTTCTAATTATATTTAGTTTACAAAATATGACGATAAATAATTACTAGCAATTCTGCATAACTACTTGCTAAGTGTTAATATTACTCTTATTATGATTATTAATGAtcttattatcatttattattattaacactaatggtCGAACTATTGTCTTAACTACTCTTACAATTCAATTTCATTTCTAATTTAAAATTAATGGTTCTAATTACAAGAGAAGGGACTCTATTAGTTTCTaaataaaatttgggatctaacagttcactaatagaagcaagtcttcCTAATATGAATGGTAATCCAAGCTTGTAGTTGGCCTGTCCAGGTTTGCAAGACCCGACGATGGTTTCCTATGAACAAAGATAACACAAACACACCAGAATTTCAaacctcactattctccagtgctaaATTATTGAAGTGTTAAATAACTGAGACTAACTAATCTCTGATTCTCTATTGAATTTTCTAACTATAATGTGACTGATTTCAACCTACAATTTCTACTTCTTATTTTATATAGGAACATACATACACAACATAATGGGCAAACAACACAGTATGGTATACAAAACAATCAAACAATTCAATTCAAAAATCTCATAGTTCTTGGTTGTTTTTAGTGAATTataatttatctcacaaacccaacccagttctaaactaatttaGTTCACTATCTGACACTAGCTAATCCTATTAtcgcccatgtaagatctaatagtgagatctgataccaacactgtagcgccccctaatctAGCAACCGACTAATACAAGAGATTAACTAATAAAaaggcactaaaaatctaaatcatttacttaaacattcgattaagaaatctgctacaaaacttaacccaaaattatccccgctcagaaatatatatacaagaactcttcTCAAACGATACATATACAATATTCATTTGGTTTGCAGATAAAACGtacaatataataaacatagcaatatttaactaattaatggagtcaactcctcgaagctttcgctgcacaactctgatctgtctctgaaactgaaagtgggaatgggtgagtacatcatccctaaaaggggtgcccatcaggaataacatttaactttaaagaaatcatgagaaagatttggaaaacaattcatgttttcccaaacataaaactgactaagtcactggaaatacacaaacaatgtatatgaacaaattccttcttcaaacaatatatattagtgatgccgggtttttccacacctacatagctatattgatgccgggttgttccacacctaataagcataaaagctgaattcatgtagatataaatgaaggagcgtatcctatataccacacgtggaaattctcatttcccataacaattcatattgacaacaaaacattaaaattcctttccaattcatggaaagattcaaagaatcaacagaacaatcataatacaaactacacaatgcatgaaatgcacaaactgacaatgcatgagtttgttaaacatacacttttataaaagaaataacaatggtttcaaaagaggtaaaagtattcccacctattttgatgacaagccacgcctacctcgagatccatgatccaccgattcatcctttgcatcgatcgttgttaatatagactaactgttaatcacacaagcactctaaagattagccaaaaggctcacacaaggctcataacataacaTCAAACAAGTCTCTAGTTATAGTCTAAGTCaaataactaatggttctaataATGGCTCTATAACCTGGTATTAAGTAATTTTGGGATAACAcaatatctacttatccaaatagGATCAAATAAGGTATCATCGAAAATCCCTCGGAAAACCCTACAAATTTGCAGAAGGAACCGGAAACTAATTCTGAACATAAGTGgtccaaaaacacaaaataagataTCTAGCCTGAAGCCTAAGTCCATTGGTCTAACCCATCGGGTTTACCCATAACCCAGTTCATGACCCGAACAGTTCTAACTCGCTACCTAGGTCTGACTCGTGTCGACTCAGTCATTTTATCAAACACCTTGTAGACACTAACACCTATTTTCCCAGTTCATACACATCACAGGGAGTTAATTTTCGGGGTCTCTATCTCTTTCCATTCTAATCCATCTTGATCAATCTATAGCTCCTCAGAAAGGTGATAGTCTCATCTACAACTTTAAAGTTTTGACCGGAAACTAATTCCGAACGATCATTCCTTAAAAAGTACGTTTCATCGCTAACTCACAGATGTTCCCAGAATTTCAGTCGAAATGGTGCAACTTTGTAAAATCGTAACTAATTCATTACTTATCCAAATCAAGCAAATTCAATGTCTATAAAAAGATGAGAGACTCATCTACAAGTCCCATGTAAAGCCAAATACTAATTCACAATCTAAGGTACCTAATACAGTCTCTATATACAAGGAAGAGAAACATTAAAATCACATAAAATCCATTAACTAATATATTGGTTGTTTCCTACTATCCTTCAAAACCAAACACTACCCAAACATTAAATACGTACAAGGAATAGTTTTTAAGAGATTaccatgattattttaatatgttccttcatcaccatcatcattattTCAATCATGAACAACAAGAACACGTGTTCTCTCTTCCCTCTCTAACTCATTCTCTAGGTGATATAAACCTATACCTCCCTATGTATCTAAATCTCGGATTTGTAGCTTTACTAATCTCTCCTTCACAAAAACATCCTACCATTATCATCTCAATCTCCTTCTCTTTTTTCCTCTAAGTTCTATCTTTAGTTTTAGTTCGTATTACTTCAAATACTAACAACTCATTTTCTAATAATCTATTTCTCTTACACGCACCAAGTCTCTCTGATAAAATCTAACTCAACAACACCTCCTACTTCTCTTTACACTAGATGCTTCTAAAGTTTAAAAGAAGATACACTTCAAACGGGTTTTATGTTACTGTTAATCAATTAACCTAATTATTTAACATAACATAATTAATTATTAACTAATCCTTGGTTATGCTTTATTATCCGATGTCTAGGAAACTACTAAGGGCTAGCCAATTTCCAACTAAAGGTGCAGTAAATTAGAAATCCCGTCGATGGTCAAAAAGTCAAGATTCGCCGGTCAACGGTCGAGTCAACCCCGGTTGACTTTAGGTGAACTTCCACATCCAAACTTCCAAGTGCGATATCTtattcgtccggtatccgaatgacgcgttcgagtagtccatttcgtatAACTTTTTGAGATATATCTAATGGTACTAATTTCGTATTTATATTGTTGTtaaattaatttctattaattagaatctatattaactaatcgagtcattatcggcTTAGTCGTCTCTTGATCATCGTTAGATCAGTCAAATAGCGCTTgatgagcttgagggtccttacagaatTTTCAATCGATATCGTCTTAAAGGTGAAACAAATGATGATATTGTTgttcgagctctagaggaatggcaaAAATGGAAAGGAAAAAATTTCAAATACCAAGCTCACTACAACATCCTTAGGAAGTTTCTCATAACTCGTTTTGGTTATTAGAATCTTGTAATGATTACTTTGTAATGGTTAGTGATTTTGTATTGGTTAATTTGTAATGGTCATTTTATGATTTCAAACGAATTAGGTATATTAATCTCAATTTACGGTTCAGCTATTAGCAGAAATACATTAATTAAGCCGAACCTGGATACTTCTGAAATATACTCAGGATCGGCTTATTAGAGAATATTACTAATCggccgaacattactctgtatgtTTCCAAAATGTGCATCATGATAGTTCGGCGCACAAAGATAATCATTTTTAAGCCGAACCAGAACACTTGGGAAACCAATCCAGGATCGACTTATTAGTTATATTCTCTGATAagccgaacattactctgtatgtTGCGAAAATGTGTATCATGCCAGTTCGGCACATAACTATCATCATCTTTAAGCCGAACCATGACACTTTGGAAATATTATGTCTATACTTGGAAGGATCGGCTGAAATATATTTTTACGGGTTAGCCGAACCATACACTCGTAGTTCACTTTCTTTAAATCTTTGCACCAACAAACAATTTAAAAAATCACAAAGTATATTAAATTCATAAGATGCGCGTTAGGATACATTATATAGCATTTATAATCGCATATCATCCTAGGTATCcaatgaaaaaaaaatgcaaaaaaataATGTATATCCACCCAATGTATTAGATTAAGTATTAGGGTGATCCTAACCTTACAACATCATCTTCAaaaacatcttcttcatcatcttcatcctcatcatccGTTAGACTTATTAGTCTGCATTGAAGCGGTGGATGCAAACTTCTCCAAATATCCATCTCCATAGTgtaatttgcacaccaatccatcgagTAATTTTCTTGAAGAGGAGGCCAAAAGGCTAAAGGACACAATGAAGGTATTGGGCAACCGGGTCTAAGCTTGAGATCGATATATTGACAGCCTTGAACCAATACAATAAAAATTCTTCTATCTTTGACATCCTCATGGAAAGGTTTTGTTGGCGGCGCGTGGGTGAAACAACTTCCATCCCTCGCAAAAGAATGAACAACGAAATTCAAGGTCTCCGCAATTAAAAACCCACATATTGGCAtttgcatccaacggtcactTGTGATGACGATATCCCCATGTAAACGCCGTTCAAAACTAATGAACTCTTGTGCGACCCCATGGTCTCCGCCACCTCTCATCATTGACTTGTAGAAGTCCTTGTTTTAGCATAGTGTTTGTAACAATCTTTTCCTTATATAATTCACTTCGTCGCCTTGCTCAACCGGATGGTTTCCATCTTTAAAAGGTCCTAGTTGTTCCGCAGTGACATGGAAACCACAATTGACATCCCCTTCGACATCGTCCATAGATATGATATACTCATGAATGGCTTCGGGTAAGTTGAGCAAGTAGTTTTTGTAAATCATCTTAGTAGGTCGCAAATACTTTCCCAAACTATCTCTTTTAGGATCTTTCATTTTACCATCCACATATATGGttttcttctcctttttcttGGGCACCGGAGTACTCTTTGTTTCCATTTGTTGAGATGGAAACATCTTACCCTTAAGCTTGACGTCTCCTTGCAATGGGGGAGGACATAGAGGACCACTATTCTTAACTTCTTTGTTATTTGTTTCACCTTTATACTTGCTTGTTCGACCACGTTTCTTTGATAGTTTCACTTCATCCATCTTGTATAACTTCTCTATtgccttcttctcttcttcgtacTCTGCATCATGGTACTCGACCCCAGATGGATCCCTTGTTTTTGAAAGAGCATATGTTTTTGTTGTTTGCACTTTTCGGGTTTCTTTCGAGGGTGGCCTACCTTTTTGTAGCCACTTTTCCGGTTTTTTTATACCTTGTTGGGTATGAGGATAGAGGATTGGCATCATGTTGTGCCATAAGATTTGTTTCTGAGCCCGGAACATACCACGATACATTTTGGCCAACCTTTTCCCATAAGGTGTGTCCCAAATCTCTACATCATTGTCTTCTTCGGGCATGGGATCACAACTCAATTGTTTTCAATGaggatcaatatcctcaaaaGGTACCATACaatccttgtaccgaagtagaTCATGCCGACACGGAAGTCCCATGCTTTTCctcattttacaaacacactcttcttggGAGTAGCATCCATTTTGTCCATCAAATCCACTTCCTTCATTATAAGTTCCAGGCACAAATGAGAGACCCTATGGGTTAGTCCCCGAAGCCACTTATCATCCGGGTAATCATCATGCTTCATCATTAGACTTTTTTCGAATaacctttttatttttataacaTCACTCATGAAATAGTTTTCCATTGCGTCAAACACCGTGACGAACGTGTCCACACACCCAAATAGATTCCTCTTCAAACGATAGTGatccgactctaccatacttgtagcttggttgtcgaagtgctTGTGGTGGTTTCTAAATGCACTAACAAATCTATATTTTTTGGTATCCAAGAATTGCTTGCGTAAATATATAATGATTTCCGGGTATTTGACGCCCCCATTTTCAATGAGTTTTGCAACATTTTCTTCGTACACTTCTTCGGTGAATGACCATTGCAAAGCATCCCAATCGTTGGAGAAACATGCCCACATCCTTTCATTAGCCTCATATGCTTTcttgaattttttcttcttcacttctcgtTCTCCATCCGATAATTTAGCAATCACCTTTAGCTCTTTCAACTTGAGCGGTTAAATTATCGGTTGGCATTTTTTCCTAACAGTATTCCATACATGAAAGGTACAAAGAAAGTTTTGCGCGTTCGGGAATACCTTCCTTATAGCAAAAATCAATGCCTCCTCTTGGTCGGTTACCATGACCTTTGGAAGAGCATCCTCCCAGAAGATTAACTTCACTTGTTCCAATTCCTAAACATAGCTTTCTTTCAACTCAtcatacaaaaaacaaaaaacaacggTGAAAGGTGACTTGGTTGACGTATGACCAACCACATTCATCAATGGCATCTCATACTTATtggtcttgtaagtgcaatccaatatgagaacttgtgggaagcataacaTCAATTTTACGCATTCCAGATGGGCAATAAAAATGTGTGTCACATGGCCGAATTCATCCAATTTCTTTTTGCAAGCATAGTTATTATTTTGCGCCAACCATAATAATTGTTGCATCACCAACCTACCTTGCAAATCCTTTCTTCCCAAAGTACTTCTCGCATTATAGATTTGTTGCAACGTAGTCTTGTTGTTCTTA
The nucleotide sequence above comes from Papaver somniferum cultivar HN1 chromosome 8, ASM357369v1, whole genome shotgun sequence. Encoded proteins:
- the LOC113305666 gene encoding uncharacterized protein LOC113305666; translation: MTRARMPPRKILSKVKADDKNNKTTLQQIYNARSTLGRKDLQGRLVMQQLLWLAQNNNYACKKKLDEFGHVTHIFIAHLECVKLMLCFPQVLILDCTYKTNKYEMPLMNVELEQVKLIFWEDALPKVMVTDQEEALIFAIRKLKELKVIAKLSDGEREVKKKKFKKAYEANERMWACFSNDWDALQWSFTEEVYEENVAKLIENGGVKYPEIIIYLRKQFLDTKKYRFVSAFRNHHKHFDNQATSMVESDHYRLKRNLFGCVDTFVTVFDAMENYFMSDVIKIKRLFEKSLMMKHDDYPDDKWLRGLTHRVSHLCLELIMKEVDLMDKMDATPKKSVFVK